The following proteins are co-located in the Microcystis wesenbergii NRERC-220 genome:
- a CDS encoding transposase-like zinc-binding domain-containing protein, translating to MKCPECQSDHINKNGHRGQKQNYIGLAE from the coding sequence ATGAAATGTCCAGAATGTCAAAGTGACCACATCAATAAAAATGGTCATCGTGGTCAAAAACAAAACTATATAGGGTTGGCTGAATAA